The Deltaproteobacteria bacterium genomic sequence TCCAGTGTCGAGGGAATTCTTAGGTTTATCTGCTCGATGGCGGCGAGCGCCGCTACCTTAGGCGTATCGATTCCCAGGATATCCGCGAGCCGGAGGGCATTTTCAAGGATCAGTTGTTTTTCGTCAATGGTCGGATTATTGTTGATGAAGGTATCAGTCACGAGGATCAGCTTTTCTTGTTTCGGCAACTGAAAGAGTGAAATGTAGCTCACAAGCTTCCTCTTCCGGAGGCCGTTTTTTGCATCAAGGATGGCATCAATAAACGCCTGGTGGGCAACGTTGCCCTGCATAAAAATATCAGCGTGGCCTTCCCTGATAAGCCTTATCGCCCTGTTGAGGACCCTGCCCGGGTCTTTCTCGTCAATGATCTCATATTCCAGTGATGCCAGCAGAGTTCCCCTGATCATTGTTTCTATCGCTTTGCCATCACCGACCATACAGGGAATGATGAGGCCGGCGCCCGCCGCCTTGCCGAGGAGATCCATGTCCCTTTTCTCCACAAAAGAAACCACCAGTTTCTTTGCGTCCCCTTCCTGCGCAGCTTCAAGGATCTCTTTGAATGATCTCAGCATCTCACTTCACCTCCCCTTTCATCCTATCCGACACGACGACACACATAGCAAGCTGCTCAACAATGTTATCGCTGAAGTCGGATCGGGCAGGGATACAGACCGGTCCCCTGGAGGTTGCAACAAGGGAGCAGCGGGTTACATCCAAGAAGAAATCGAGCTTGCAGATGATGTTACCAGTATCGAGGCAGGGAAAGAGAAGGATGTGTGGCATCTTCTCCATATTCACGTTGCTATGATCGGCCAGGCGGTTTTTCCTACCAAGAAAGATATCAGTGAAGGAAGTTGCATCAATAATCTCACAATCCCCGAAATCCCCCGAGGCAGCGGCTTCTCTGAGCAATTCGTAATCCCGGTAGGAAACAAGCGTACCGCCGATCTCTCTCTGGCCGGAAAGGACAGCGATCTTAGGTTTCGGATACCCCAGAAGACGATAGACAAAAATGGCGTTCTTGAGGATCTCGGCCTTCGTCTTGAAATCCGGTTTGATATTGACACCGGTATCCGTAAAGGCGACCAGGTGGTGGAGTCCCGGAACCTCCCAGAAGGTGACCACGCTCACGGTCATACCCGAACCCGCTTTCCCCTCTTCCCTGATGATTGAGCGGTAGATGTAAGAGGTGGGAATCTGCCCTTTGCTTGCGATATCCAGCTCCCCAGAAAAAAGCATGCTGATCCCGAGATCAGCAATTGCCTGCCGATCATCACTGATAATCTTTTCAAATCCACCGATATCGAATTCGACCTTTTCTGCTACCCGTCCCATTTTTTCTGCATTACCGATGAGAACGGGTTCGATATACCCCATCTGCCAGCTCCTCTTCACCGCAAGCATGAACTCCTCATCTTCAGGGGCAAGAACGGCTAACTTCTTAGGGCCTTTTTCCCTTGCAATCCTTGAAAAATCATCCAGTGATCTAATCATCAAACATACCTCAAAAATGATCTGCCCTGATACTTTTTACCACATTTCAAGTTAGAGTTCTTCGATTTTTTTGGTGATTACCGAGTTTAAGTGTAGTACGGGTTGTCTGAATCAGAAAATCAACAGTACAGAAGCAAATGCTGAATCCACCAAGCTGCAAATTCAAACCAATAGAAAAGTTAAGATTATCACTTGATAATGTACAACGAATGAGTTTACATATGCTCATACCATTAGTCCCATTATTCATTGGGGAAGTAAAATGATTTTTTTAGAGAAATTACGTGCTACTCTTAGATTAAGAACATTTGGCTTTTTTAAGATACCCCTTATCTTCTATGTCTCACCTTTTATTGAAGAGTTTAATAATGAGCGTATTGTGGTGAGAATTCCCCTTAAACGTCACACACGAAACCACCTTAAATCCATGTATTTCGGTGTATTAGCAACTGGTGCTGACTGCGCTGGTGGGCTTATGGCCATGCGATTGATTCAAGAAAGCGGCCAGAAAGTGTCGCTTCTCTTTAAGGATTTCAAGGCTGAATTTTTGAAACGAGCGGAAGGGGATGTCTTGTTTACCTGTGAAGATGGTTCAGCTATTCGTGCCCTTGTTGATAAAGCTTTGACATCCGATGATCGTGTCAATCTTACAGTCCATGTAACGGCAACGGTTCCCTCCCTATTGGGATCGGAGCCTGTGGCCTTATTCGAGTTAACCTTATCATTAAAAAAGAGAATTTAGACTATTATTGGTTTTTGAGACAGGGCTAAGACAGCGGACATCCCTACTCCCAGTAGCCCCTCTCAGGCAGAAAACCTTGGCTGTCGAGAGCTTTCCCCGTGGCCGATAGAATCTCCCGGGGGAGGCGGACCCCGGCGTGGAGGAGCGGTCCGGGACGGCTTGCCGCATTGGGGCCGTAGGCAAGGAAATGATCAATGGCCTTGTTGGCATTTGTGAAGGCATTTCCATGGGTCAGGGGCTGGACGATTGCGAAGATCTTTCCGATCACCGTGCTGAGCCGTCCGGAAGTCTCTCCGGCGGCCTTGAAATCACCTTTTTCAAGATTTTCGATAACAGATCGGAGCTCCCGGGGAAAGGAATTGGCCGTACTGAGGAGAAAACCGTCATAAGGCCCCCCGGCCTCCCTCAACCAGCGTGCATAATCCCCTTCGGCGCCACGAACGAGAAAGACGCCACCCTTGTCGACGGAAGAGGAGGCGATCCGGTCGTTACCGCTGGAGTCCTTGAAAAAGATCAGATTCGGGTATTTCTCCGTAAGACGGGCGAATGTTTCCGGCGCCGCCTCATTTTCCGTTACCTGGGGAAGCTGGTAAAGGGCCGTGGGCAGGGACATATCCAGAATTTCCGAGAGTCCCGAATCGATTTCCGCCTGCGATAGTGCCTTGCCGCGGGGTGGACAGATTGTAATGCCGCAGATGTGATGAGGGCTCATTACCGGGTCTGCCCCCTTATTTTCTAGTAAATGAAATACGTTGCGTCCCTTCATGGCCGAAAGCGTCCCCTTCACGCCCCCTACATCCGGCCTGAGAAGTCCGATGAGAAGATGAATATCCTTGTTCCGCGTATGGGCCACAGCGAATTCGGCTACCTGCAGCGTTTCTTCCTCCGTGAGTTCCCAGCCGTCCCCCGTTGAACCGGGGATCAGGAAGCCCTTCACCCAAGGGGAAATATATGCGAAGTGGGACTCCATGCGGTTAAAATCAATCGTCTTATCATCCCTGTAATGGGTGAGAAGTGGGCACCAGAGCCGGGGGATGCCGTCAGGAAACATGGTCTGGACCAGGCTTATTCTCTCCATTTGTCGGTCATTCATGAAAATATCTCCTGGTTAAGTTTCTTAATCAATTCCCGTATCCATTTGAAATGTTTGAGTCGAGTAAACCGGTTTCTCCCGATACGTCAGGTTGATGTTTGCTTTCTCAATTTGTCGCTTGGTGTCCCGGCGGTGCCACAATCTTTCAACCTTGCATCCGTAGGCCCCATCCCCTCACAGGGCTGGACGACCATATCATAATTATCGCGGAAATAACATCATTGATAACTGATTGAAATACTGCATTTTCGTTGAGGTTGACGATTTGTTGCTTTCAGAAAGACATATGGTCGAAGACACCCCCTACACCTGTTGAATCTTGAATATGCTCATGAACGTCTTCTCCCAGATTAGTGAACCTTCTGATCGCCCGGATCAATTACCTTCACGGTCCCGAATTTATCTTCATACTGTTTCAGGTTTATCGTCAGGGCTTCGATCACTCTCTTAACATTGCTCGGACTTAGTATTATTCTTGAAACCAGGTGAGGCCCATTGGGTGAGTTCAAAAGCCAATCAAGCATGAACTCGTCCGGGCTATGTGATACCAGCATCAAATTGCTGTATCTGCCTCTCGATATTTCATCAGCGGTATTAATCTGGATCTGCTGGGGTTGCTGCGGATCAGGTTTGTCTGACATATTGTTCTCCTCCTTATGCGTTAGAAAATAGTTTTTTCAACATCCAGAATACGCTGCCTCAACGCATCTGGTATGGGCGCCTTTTTATTTTCACGATAATTAAAGGCTACCACGACAGCATCACCTTCGGCGGCTACCTTCTGATGCCTCGTGCTGACCGCAAGATGATTCATCGTAAATCGGTCTTCCTCGATATTTGTCACTTTAGCACCAATGAGCACTTTGTCGGGATATGTCAAAGGCATCCTGAATCGACAACTTGTGGCAGCCAGAATGGGGCCAATCGTTGTTCTTTTCATGAGATCCAGAACATCCAATTTTTCATAGTAGACAATCCTGGCGTTTTCAAAATATCTGAAATAGACAACATTGTTTACATGCTGGAAAGCATCCATCTCTCCCCATACCACCGGGATTTCGATGACTACAGGATACCCATCGATAGAATTGCCCATTATCTGTCCCCTTTTCAAAAGCGTTATAGCGGTTTTAGAATGCGAACCCGCAGACCTTTTACAACAGATTTTGTAGCTTCACGATAGGTCTTCATGTGATGAGTCTTGAGATGATCCGTTAAGGCTTGGATATCTGTCCATCGCTCAATTATGGTTACAACATTTTGACTTACTGGTTCCTGGACAGGGATATCAGTGACAACATCGGTTGCAGGGCCGTATTCAAGACAACCGATTTCAGCACGTACATCAGGAATAACTTTTTTCAATTCTCTGAGATAC encodes the following:
- a CDS encoding phosphate acyltransferase, yielding MLRSFKEILEAAQEGDAKKLVVSFVEKRDMDLLGKAAGAGLIIPCMVGDGKAIETMIRGTLLASLEYEIIDEKDPGRVLNRAIRLIREGHADIFMQGNVAHQAFIDAILDAKNGLRKRKLVSYISLFQLPKQEKLILVTDTFINNNPTIDEKQLILENALRLADILGIDTPKVAALAAIEQINLRIPSTLDAAILSKMSERKQFGKAIVEGPLDIDCALSQIAAARKGLQSVVTGNVDIYLVPEIDTGHLLAESLVFFGKMQMAGAIMGASHPVILNLPFVSDESRMAEIALAALICRKGGNDA
- a CDS encoding phosphate acyltransferase — encoded protein: MIRSLDDFSRIAREKGPKKLAVLAPEDEEFMLAVKRSWQMGYIEPVLIGNAEKMGRVAEKVEFDIGGFEKIISDDRQAIADLGISMLFSGELDIASKGQIPTSYIYRSIIREEGKAGSGMTVSVVTFWEVPGLHHLVAFTDTGVNIKPDFKTKAEILKNAIFVYRLLGYPKPKIAVLSGQREIGGTLVSYRDYELLREAAASGDFGDCEIIDATSFTDIFLGRKNRLADHSNVNMEKMPHILLFPCLDTGNIICKLDFFLDVTRCSLVATSRGPVCIPARSDFSDNIVEQLAMCVVVSDRMKGEVK
- a CDS encoding DUF4442 domain-containing protein gives rise to the protein MIFLEKLRATLRLRTFGFFKIPLIFYVSPFIEEFNNERIVVRIPLKRHTRNHLKSMYFGVLATGADCAGGLMAMRLIQESGQKVSLLFKDFKAEFLKRAEGDVLFTCEDGSAIRALVDKALTSDDRVNLTVHVTATVPSLLGSEPVALFELTLSLKKRI
- a CDS encoding dihydrodipicolinate synthase family protein translates to MNDRQMERISLVQTMFPDGIPRLWCPLLTHYRDDKTIDFNRMESHFAYISPWVKGFLIPGSTGDGWELTEEETLQVAEFAVAHTRNKDIHLLIGLLRPDVGGVKGTLSAMKGRNVFHLLENKGADPVMSPHHICGITICPPRGKALSQAEIDSGLSEILDMSLPTALYQLPQVTENEAAPETFARLTEKYPNLIFFKDSSGNDRIASSSVDKGGVFLVRGAEGDYARWLREAGGPYDGFLLSTANSFPRELRSVIENLEKGDFKAAGETSGRLSTVIGKIFAIVQPLTHGNAFTNANKAIDHFLAYGPNAASRPGPLLHAGVRLPREILSATGKALDSQGFLPERGYWE
- a CDS encoding DUF3467 domain-containing protein encodes the protein MSDKPDPQQPQQIQINTADEISRGRYSNLMLVSHSPDEFMLDWLLNSPNGPHLVSRIILSPSNVKRVIEALTINLKQYEDKFGTVKVIDPGDQKVH
- a CDS encoding thioesterase family protein; amino-acid sequence: MGNSIDGYPVVIEIPVVWGEMDAFQHVNNVVYFRYFENARIVYYEKLDVLDLMKRTTIGPILAATSCRFRMPLTYPDKVLIGAKVTNIEEDRFTMNHLAVSTRHQKVAAEGDAVVVAFNYRENKKAPIPDALRQRILDVEKTIF
- a CDS encoding putative quinol monooxygenase translates to MIYVIATVELAEGKRGEYLRELKKVIPDVRAEIGCLEYGPATDVVTDIPVQEPVSQNVVTIIERWTDIQALTDHLKTHHMKTYREATKSVVKGLRVRILKPL